One genomic region from Rhinoderma darwinii isolate aRhiDar2 unplaced genomic scaffold, aRhiDar2.hap1 Scaffold_1876, whole genome shotgun sequence encodes:
- the LOC142700528 gene encoding histone H2A type 1-like produces MLSRGLSTIYGVMKCDTCFSDEDIAEICNNVVEKLLRKGKYAERVGDGAPIYLAAVLEYLTTEILELAGNAARDNKKTRIIPRQLQLAVRNDEEELNKLLGGVTIAQGGVLPNIQAVLLPKKTESSKSAKSK; encoded by the exons AGCACCATCTATGGCGTGATGAAATGTGACACTTGTTtcagtgatgaggatattgctgaaatctgcaataatgtagTAGAAAA acttCTCCGCAAGGGCAAATACGCTGAGAGGGTCGGCGACGGCGCTCCGATCTACCTGGCCGCTGTGTTGGAATATCTGACCACTGAGATCCTTGAACTGGCCGGAAATGCCGCCCGGGACAACAAAAAGACCCGAATCATCCCCCGTCAACTGCAGCTGGCCGTGCGCAATGACGAGGAGGAGCTCAACAAACTGCTGGGTGGTGTGACCATCGCTCAGGGAGGCGTCCTGCCCAACATCCAGGCCGTTCTGCTGCCCAAGAAGACCGAAAGCAGCAAAAGCGCCAAGAGCAAGTGA
- the LOC142700526 gene encoding histone H3: MARTKQTARKSTGGKAPRKQLATKAARKSAPATGGVKKPHRYRPGTVALREIRRYQKSTELLIRKLPFQRLVREIAQDFKTDLRFQSSAVMALQEASEAYLVGLFEDTNLCAIHAKRVTIMPKDIQLARRIRGERA; encoded by the coding sequence ATGGCCAGAACAAAGCAGACCGCGCGTAAATCCACCGGCGGGAAAGCGCCCCGCAAGCAGCTGGCTACTAAAGCTGCACGGAAGAGCGCTCCCGCTACCGGCGGAGTGAAGAAGCCTCATCGTTACCGCCCGGGCACAGTCGCTCTCCGTGAAATCCGCCGCTACCAGAAGTCCACGGAGCTTCTTATCCGTAAGCTGCCCTTCCAGCGCCTGGTGCGAGAGATCGCTCAGGACTTCAAGACCGATCTGCGCTTCCAGAGCTCAGCAGTCATGGCTCTGCAGGAGGCCAGCGAGGCTTATCTGGTCGGACTGTTTGAGGATACCAACCTGTGCGCCATCCACGCCAAGAGGGTCACTATCATGCCCAAAGACATTCAACTGGCCCGCAGGATCCGTGGTGAGAGGGCTTAG